In Luteimonas viscosa, the following proteins share a genomic window:
- a CDS encoding AAA family ATPase, producing the protein MKADASPIRRVLAGLGVEYQQGRTQYSARCPAHKDGNASLAVSVDDSGTVALHCHAGCSIDAVCSALGMTTADLFPGKVATKPKAKAATKPRAKIPKPATVEPLTADQWAEAEQAAKSLYGSGFTGLKLVAVYPYRLANGQVHGWRARFIDKAGEKHIKPFHRNGQEWVPREPKPPRAGKPLYRLPEVLAAEGVIVVVEGEKCADALAVLGVAATTSGAAKSAAKADWSPLAGRACVIWPDNDDPGEQYAADVAKILQELGCDVRIIDVDALGLDEIGADAVDWLDANPTATAADMLALPTVAPKESGVQLLRASDIQPKAIDWAWQGYLARRMLTLIAGNGGTGKTTLALSLAATISRGGKWPDGTTAPVGNVIIWSGEDAIAEVLVPRLREAGADMARIHFVGNGDQVFDPATDMPALEHAACRITDLALVIVDPIVSMVQGDSHKNAEVRRGLQPLLNLAADTGAAVVGITHYAKNTAGRSTAERVIGSVAFNAVARVTLATAMGSDGEGRIVRAKNNVGLTGDGFAYSIAVVDREIAGQRSQVSKIEWGRPLYGFADELLGQIESKRQPKDEAAEWLAAMLHGGPVASKELKVKADADGIAWRTVERAKEALDVVAVRQGEPGKRGAGAWTWKLPSNKAIKA; encoded by the coding sequence ATGAAAGCCGACGCATCCCCGATCCGCAGGGTTCTCGCGGGGCTCGGCGTCGAGTACCAACAAGGGCGCACTCAGTACAGCGCGCGCTGTCCTGCTCACAAAGACGGAAACGCGTCGCTCGCCGTAAGCGTCGACGACTCCGGCACCGTCGCGCTCCATTGCCACGCCGGATGCAGCATCGACGCCGTGTGCTCCGCACTCGGCATGACTACGGCAGACCTGTTTCCGGGCAAGGTGGCAACGAAGCCGAAAGCCAAGGCCGCAACGAAGCCACGCGCCAAGATTCCGAAACCCGCGACCGTCGAACCGTTGACCGCTGACCAATGGGCCGAGGCCGAGCAGGCCGCGAAGAGCCTTTACGGTAGCGGCTTCACGGGACTCAAGCTCGTGGCTGTGTATCCGTACCGGCTCGCGAACGGCCAGGTGCACGGGTGGCGCGCTCGCTTCATCGACAAGGCCGGCGAGAAGCACATCAAGCCGTTCCACCGCAACGGCCAAGAATGGGTGCCTAGGGAACCCAAGCCCCCGCGCGCTGGGAAGCCCCTGTACCGCCTGCCCGAAGTCCTCGCCGCCGAAGGCGTCATCGTAGTAGTGGAAGGCGAGAAGTGCGCCGACGCACTCGCCGTCCTCGGCGTCGCGGCCACCACGAGCGGAGCCGCTAAGAGCGCTGCCAAAGCTGACTGGTCACCGTTGGCGGGCCGCGCCTGCGTAATCTGGCCCGACAACGACGACCCGGGCGAGCAATACGCGGCCGACGTGGCCAAAATCCTGCAGGAACTCGGCTGCGACGTGCGAATCATCGACGTGGATGCGCTCGGGCTGGACGAAATAGGCGCCGACGCCGTGGACTGGCTCGACGCGAACCCAACCGCGACCGCGGCCGACATGCTGGCATTGCCAACCGTCGCGCCGAAGGAATCCGGCGTTCAACTGCTCCGTGCCTCCGATATCCAGCCCAAGGCGATTGACTGGGCATGGCAAGGCTATCTCGCACGCCGAATGCTGACCCTAATTGCGGGCAACGGCGGCACAGGTAAGACGACCCTTGCGCTCAGCCTCGCGGCGACCATCTCGCGCGGTGGGAAGTGGCCCGACGGAACTACGGCCCCGGTTGGCAATGTGATCATCTGGTCGGGTGAGGACGCAATAGCAGAGGTCCTGGTGCCACGACTGCGCGAAGCCGGCGCAGATATGGCGCGTATTCACTTTGTTGGCAACGGTGATCAAGTGTTCGACCCGGCAACTGACATGCCGGCACTTGAACATGCCGCGTGTCGCATTACGGACCTCGCGCTCGTCATCGTCGATCCCATCGTGAGCATGGTGCAAGGTGACAGCCACAAGAACGCGGAGGTACGTCGTGGTCTGCAACCGCTGCTCAACCTCGCAGCCGACACCGGTGCGGCGGTTGTAGGCATCACGCACTACGCCAAGAACACCGCAGGCCGTAGCACGGCGGAACGTGTGATCGGCTCAGTAGCCTTCAACGCCGTTGCTCGGGTGACGCTCGCAACAGCCATGGGTAGTGACGGTGAAGGCCGAATCGTCCGGGCCAAGAACAACGTAGGCTTGACCGGGGACGGCTTCGCCTACTCCATTGCCGTTGTCGATCGTGAAATCGCAGGACAGCGGAGCCAAGTCTCCAAGATCGAATGGGGCCGTCCCTTGTACGGCTTTGCAGACGAGTTGCTCGGGCAGATCGAGAGCAAGCGCCAACCGAAGGACGAAGCCGCAGAGTGGCTTGCGGCCATGTTGCATGGCGGCCCAGTCGCATCGAAGGAATTGAAGGTGAAAGCTGACGCTGACGGCATCGCGTGGCGCACCGTCGAGCGCGCCAAGGAAGCACTTGACGTCGTAGCGGTGCGACAGGGCGAGCCGGGCAAACGCGGCGCAGGTGCTTGGACGTGGAAACTGCCGTCGAACAAGGCAATAAAGGCATGA
- a CDS encoding helix-turn-helix domain-containing protein — translation MASPEQLNEVVSDFMTARQAAQAIGCHIRTLKLWKANGYGPDHFYIGKRLFYRRTDVISWLQQISETKAPVTKGRRVRA, via the coding sequence ATGGCTTCACCCGAACAGCTCAACGAAGTCGTCAGCGACTTCATGACCGCACGCCAAGCCGCGCAGGCAATCGGCTGTCATATCCGCACGCTTAAGCTCTGGAAGGCGAACGGCTACGGCCCTGATCACTTCTACATTGGCAAACGGCTGTTCTACCGCCGCACGGACGTGATCTCGTGGCTCCAGCAGATCAGCGAGACCAAGGCCCCGGTTACCAAGGGCCGCAGGGTCCGCGCATGA
- a CDS encoding tyrosine-type recombinase/integrase: MAKTILTDAYIRNRPRPAKGNAIDYDTETKGLAVRFTKSAGAALMFCYGSSVAGGSARRMVLGPWSPASGRSIASVLPAMRKEAIRLAGIVAEGRDPYAERKAEAERLAAEREAERIERERAAAEAEAARSAEEARLTVSQLLALYLDPEEGATLTSDTLRRTRRRANRYIVPALGNRKADTLEQGDVLNLIKPLRRAGKRSEVVHLVSLISGLYTWGLTERHLAKEKNPAGGILAILDKADELPEARERALTTAADFRAFWCITDPFAEVPPAKRMNRDVAECLRFMLYTGARPSEAAGLRWVEVDMAAAVWNKPKQGEGRAKSKRGDTLPLVAPAMAILRSRHGNASDYVFPSGRSRRIANGGGQGCLTANRLATGLREAIPYLQSQGVEPFTPHDVRRTLATGMNEIGVSSDVVERTLNHAMGKLKKTYDKSRQTRIRRRAMTAWADYFAEVVRTGKTIDDWEDDALPQTDNVLQFPAMPRGR, encoded by the coding sequence ATGGCTAAGACCATTCTCACAGACGCCTACATCCGCAACCGCCCGCGCCCCGCCAAGGGCAACGCGATCGACTACGACACCGAGACCAAGGGGCTGGCGGTTCGATTCACTAAAAGCGCAGGCGCGGCCCTCATGTTTTGCTATGGCAGCAGTGTTGCCGGCGGTAGTGCCCGGCGCATGGTGCTCGGACCCTGGTCCCCGGCTAGCGGCCGCAGCATCGCATCAGTGCTGCCCGCCATGCGCAAGGAGGCGATACGGCTGGCCGGCATCGTCGCCGAAGGCCGCGACCCCTACGCCGAGCGCAAGGCCGAGGCCGAGCGCCTCGCCGCCGAGCGCGAGGCCGAACGCATCGAGCGCGAGCGCGCGGCAGCCGAGGCCGAGGCGGCCCGCAGTGCCGAGGAAGCGCGGCTGACGGTCTCCCAGCTTCTCGCCCTTTATCTCGACCCGGAGGAAGGAGCAACGCTCACCTCGGACACCTTGCGTCGCACCCGGCGACGCGCGAATCGCTACATCGTCCCCGCATTGGGCAATCGCAAGGCCGATACCCTTGAGCAAGGCGACGTCCTGAATCTGATCAAGCCGCTTCGCCGAGCGGGAAAGCGATCGGAAGTAGTGCATCTGGTGTCGTTGATTTCTGGCCTTTACACATGGGGCCTCACAGAGCGGCACCTTGCGAAGGAGAAGAATCCCGCAGGCGGAATCCTCGCCATCCTCGATAAGGCCGATGAGCTCCCAGAAGCACGCGAACGCGCGCTGACGACCGCCGCCGACTTCCGCGCGTTTTGGTGTATCACTGATCCGTTCGCCGAAGTGCCCCCCGCCAAACGAATGAACCGCGACGTGGCAGAATGCCTGCGATTCATGCTCTACACCGGCGCACGACCCAGCGAGGCGGCCGGCCTGCGATGGGTCGAAGTCGATATGGCCGCAGCCGTTTGGAACAAGCCGAAGCAAGGCGAGGGCCGCGCCAAATCGAAACGCGGCGACACGCTGCCCCTTGTCGCGCCGGCGATGGCGATCCTTCGTTCCCGGCACGGAAACGCTAGTGATTACGTGTTCCCAAGTGGGCGGAGCCGCAGAATCGCAAACGGTGGCGGCCAAGGCTGCCTTACCGCCAACAGGCTCGCCACGGGGTTGCGCGAGGCTATCCCGTACCTCCAGAGTCAGGGTGTCGAGCCGTTCACTCCCCACGACGTGCGTAGAACCCTCGCCACGGGCATGAACGAGATTGGCGTTTCGAGTGATGTTGTCGAGCGAACACTGAATCATGCGATGGGTAAGTTGAAAAAGACTTACGACAAGTCAAGACAGACGCGCATCCGTCGTCGCGCTATGACAGCATGGGCTGACTACTTCGCCGAAGTCGTGCGTACAGGCAAGACCATCGACGACTGGGAAGACGACGCCCTCCCGCAGACTGACAACGTTTTGCAGTTCCCCGCAATGCCGAGAGGCCGCTGA
- a CDS encoding DUF2188 domain-containing protein, with the protein MVRELIEIEPADDGWLVRSGAACLHYLTKLQAIEQAQMLAARRYMETGCPTGVRVPVAHGRPVIVGTCG; encoded by the coding sequence ATGGTTCGCGAGTTGATCGAGATCGAGCCCGCCGACGACGGCTGGCTGGTGCGCAGCGGGGCGGCGTGCCTGCACTACCTGACCAAGCTGCAGGCGATCGAGCAGGCGCAGATGCTGGCGGCGCGACGCTACATGGAAACGGGGTGCCCCACCGGGGTGCGCGTGCCGGTGGCGCACGGCCGGCCGGTGATCGTCGGAACCTGCGGCTGA
- a CDS encoding FAD/NAD(P)-binding protein, whose protein sequence is MTPAQDPGDASFDAVIVGGGAAGALVAIRLLMREGDALRIAIVEPDAQLARGAAYSTAQPEHLLNVIASRMSAVAEDPVHFVRFLVRDGQGEAAALDNVFATRRDYARYLRHTLESLPGSEALIHLHDRAIDIERAGAGHVVHLASGARLRASHVVLALGNAARPLPAYLLHEGVRVAESWDYAAVASIEPGADVCILGSGLSMVDAALTLAHGGHRGRILVLSRHGLAPLPHAVPGAQHDGGIDDLLPLGVLQRWRRLRQRIATAIEAGEPWQWSFDRLRPHGQALWRSLDDTQRRRFLRHAVRYWDIHRHRIAPQVAATLDGLRQRGQLEIVPARLRALTADPVGGSCVHFRPRHTAREHMRHADWIVNATGVETNIDLRPDPLLQALRARGGILPGPQGIGLASSDRGHVIDSRGRPDPHLFVIGALRIGELWESIAIPELREQARQIADAISGAHPMPEN, encoded by the coding sequence ATGACGCCCGCCCAGGACCCAGGTGACGCCAGCTTCGATGCGGTGATCGTCGGCGGCGGCGCAGCCGGGGCGCTGGTCGCGATCCGCCTGCTGATGCGGGAAGGCGACGCGTTGCGCATCGCGATCGTCGAACCCGACGCGCAGCTGGCGCGAGGCGCGGCGTATTCCACCGCGCAGCCCGAGCACCTGCTCAACGTCATCGCCTCGCGCATGAGCGCGGTCGCCGAAGACCCCGTCCACTTCGTGCGCTTCCTCGTGCGCGACGGACAGGGGGAAGCAGCCGCACTCGACAACGTCTTCGCTACGCGTCGCGACTACGCCCGCTACCTGCGCCACACGCTGGAATCGCTGCCGGGATCCGAGGCGCTGATCCACCTGCACGACCGCGCGATCGACATCGAGCGCGCCGGAGCCGGCCACGTGGTGCACCTGGCCTCCGGCGCGCGCCTGCGCGCCTCGCACGTCGTGCTCGCGCTCGGCAACGCGGCACGGCCGTTGCCCGCCTACCTGCTGCACGAAGGGGTGCGCGTGGCCGAGTCGTGGGATTACGCGGCGGTCGCCTCCATCGAACCCGGCGCCGACGTGTGCATCCTCGGTTCGGGCCTGAGCATGGTCGATGCCGCGCTCACCCTCGCGCATGGCGGGCACCGCGGCCGCATCCTGGTGCTGTCGCGGCACGGCCTGGCGCCGTTGCCGCACGCGGTCCCGGGCGCGCAGCACGATGGCGGCATCGACGACCTGCTGCCGCTCGGCGTGCTCCAGCGCTGGCGGCGGCTGCGGCAGCGCATCGCCACGGCGATCGAGGCAGGCGAACCCTGGCAATGGAGCTTCGACCGCCTGCGGCCGCACGGCCAGGCGCTGTGGCGCTCGCTCGACGACACCCAGCGACGCCGCTTCCTGCGCCATGCCGTGCGCTACTGGGACATCCACCGCCACCGCATCGCGCCGCAGGTCGCCGCCACGCTCGACGGGCTGCGCCAACGCGGCCAGCTCGAGATCGTGCCCGCCCGGCTGCGCGCGCTCACCGCCGATCCCGTCGGCGGCAGCTGCGTGCATTTCCGCCCGCGCCACACCGCGCGCGAACACATGCGCCACGCCGACTGGATCGTCAACGCCACAGGCGTGGAAACCAACATCGACCTGCGCCCCGATCCGCTGCTGCAGGCGCTTCGCGCGCGCGGCGGAATACTGCCCGGCCCGCAGGGCATCGGCCTGGCCAGCAGCGACCGTGGCCACGTGATCGATTCGCGCGGCCGCCCGGACCCGCACCTGTTCGTCATCGGCGCGCTGCGCATCGGCGAGCTGTGGGAAAGCATCGCGATCCCCGAGTTGCGCGAACAGGCCAGGCAGATCGCCGACGCCATCTCCGGCGCGCACCCCATGCCTGAGAATTGA
- a CDS encoding DUF6491 family protein, whose translation MGTRKLTMITALAGLLALAGCASDAGLRASEKLALYTAHAGEPVSSFRYFGSINGWTPLGDSALAVWTRPSEAWLLELQGPCQDMSFSPTIGLTNQMGRVHARFDKVIVRGGGAVGMPCHIGRIRPLDVKAIRATEKELREARVEEREAGDGAR comes from the coding sequence ATGGGCACCAGGAAACTCACCATGATCACCGCACTGGCGGGGCTGCTGGCGCTGGCCGGCTGCGCTTCCGATGCGGGCCTGCGCGCAAGCGAGAAGCTGGCGCTCTACACCGCCCACGCGGGCGAACCGGTGTCGAGCTTCCGCTATTTCGGCAGCATCAACGGCTGGACGCCGCTGGGCGACAGCGCCCTTGCGGTCTGGACCAGGCCGTCCGAAGCCTGGCTGCTGGAACTGCAGGGTCCCTGCCAGGACATGTCGTTCTCCCCGACGATCGGCCTGACCAACCAGATGGGCCGCGTCCATGCGCGCTTCGACAAGGTGATCGTCCGCGGCGGCGGCGCGGTCGGCATGCCCTGTCACATCGGCCGGATCCGGCCGCTCGACGTCAAGGCGATACGCGCAACCGAGAAGGAACTGCGCGAGGCGAGAGTGGAGGAGCGCGAGGCGGGAGACGGCGCGCGCTGA
- a CDS encoding oxidative damage protection protein produces the protein MARTVFCDYEQRDTEGLDFVPWPGELGKRVFAHIGKAGWAAWLAHQTMLINENRLSPLDPKHRAFLEEEMQKFLFGGGADRPAGYVPRNDGES, from the coding sequence ATGGCCCGCACCGTCTTCTGCGACTACGAACAGCGCGACACCGAAGGCCTCGACTTCGTGCCCTGGCCCGGCGAGCTGGGCAAGCGCGTGTTCGCGCACATCGGCAAGGCCGGCTGGGCGGCGTGGCTGGCGCACCAGACCATGCTGATCAACGAGAACCGCCTCTCGCCGCTGGACCCCAAGCATCGCGCCTTCCTCGAGGAGGAGATGCAGAAGTTCCTGTTCGGCGGCGGCGCGGACCGGCCGGCGGGCTACGTGCCGCGAAACGATGGCGAATCCTGA
- the mutY gene encoding A/G-specific adenine glycosylase, translated as MNSTQGGDPFATHLLQWFDVSGRHDLPWQHPRTPYRVWLSEIMLQQTQVRVVVPYFERFVAALPDVGTLAAAPLDDVLALWSGLGYYARARNLHAAAQLCAQRHGGELPRDFDALLALPGIGRSTAGAILSQAWGERVPILDGNVKRVLCRMHGVEGWPGLPAIEKRLWAIAEAHVHGVPADRMADYTQAQMDFGATLCTRHDPACMLCALQHDCVALREGRVEELPTPKPGKPLPERHALALLLHDAQGRVLLQRRPPTGIWAALWSLPEHTDHDQARAWYSGHIGDGYDSAEALDPIAHGFTHYRLTLQPLEWRGAALGASVRDDDGLRWVARDELRSLGIPAPIRSLLERRLP; from the coding sequence ATGAACTCGACACAGGGTGGCGACCCGTTCGCGACGCACCTGCTGCAATGGTTCGATGTCTCCGGCCGCCACGACCTGCCGTGGCAGCACCCGCGCACGCCCTACCGCGTGTGGCTGTCGGAAATCATGCTGCAGCAGACCCAGGTGCGGGTGGTGGTGCCCTACTTCGAGCGCTTCGTCGCCGCGCTGCCCGACGTGGGCACGCTGGCGGCGGCACCGCTCGACGACGTACTCGCGCTGTGGTCGGGCCTGGGCTACTACGCCCGCGCGCGCAACCTGCATGCGGCCGCGCAACTGTGCGCGCAGCGGCACGGCGGCGAACTGCCGCGGGATTTCGACGCGCTGCTCGCGCTGCCCGGCATCGGCCGCAGCACCGCCGGCGCGATCCTGTCGCAGGCCTGGGGCGAGCGCGTGCCGATCCTCGACGGCAACGTCAAGCGCGTGCTGTGCCGCATGCATGGCGTCGAGGGCTGGCCCGGACTGCCCGCGATCGAGAAGCGCCTGTGGGCGATCGCCGAAGCGCACGTCCATGGCGTGCCTGCCGACCGCATGGCCGACTACACCCAGGCGCAGATGGATTTCGGCGCGACGCTGTGCACCCGCCACGATCCGGCCTGCATGCTGTGCGCGTTGCAGCACGACTGCGTGGCGCTGCGCGAGGGACGGGTCGAGGAACTGCCCACGCCCAAGCCCGGCAAGCCCCTGCCCGAACGCCACGCGCTGGCGCTGCTGCTGCACGATGCGCAAGGCCGCGTGCTGCTGCAGCGACGCCCGCCGACCGGGATCTGGGCCGCTCTGTGGTCGCTGCCCGAGCACACCGACCACGACCAGGCCCGCGCCTGGTACAGCGGCCACATCGGCGACGGCTACGACAGTGCCGAAGCGCTCGACCCGATCGCCCATGGCTTCACCCACTACCGGCTCACCCTGCAGCCGCTGGAATGGCGCGGGGCGGCCCTGGGCGCCAGCGTGCGCGACGACGACGGCCTGCGCTGGGTCGCGCGCGACGAACTGCGCTCGCTCGGCATCCCCGCGCCGATCCGCAGCCTGCTGGAGCGCCGGCTGCCGTAG
- the ftsY gene encoding signal recognition particle-docking protein FtsY has product MRSEVGRKPSRSATGSFVPRQRPPMMRTAPARPGLARFIGAYGGRVLAWLHSRALRRSPRMLKFFRRKKPDPAAAPDASPEAAADTRDMPAPLPGDAAPVTPDPAAVLVVSPDQAPPARPPEHASAPAPGAVEPFPSPSHEPEPALPAAAPGKPGWRDRLRGSGFARSFGGLFSRNPRLDEDLLDEIETALLTADVGVAATTQLVEGLRKRMKSREFADARALLAALRADLVALLQPVAQPLRIDAAARPFVILTVGVNGVGKTTTIGKLARRFKDEGHALVLAAGDTFRAAAVAQLQAWGERNDVTVIAQGQDADPASVAFDALQAAKARGTEVLIADTAGRLHTQQGLMAELGKIRRVLGKLDPNAPHEVLMVIDGTTGQNALSQLRQFHAAVGVTGLVVTKLDGTAKGGVVFALAREFGIPIRFAGIGERPEDLRVFDAQAFVDALLPESLGG; this is encoded by the coding sequence GTGCGGTCGGAGGTCGGGCGCAAGCCGTCCAGGTCGGCGACCGGCAGCTTCGTCCCGCGCCAGCGGCCGCCGATGATGCGCACCGCGCCGGCGCGGCCGGGGCTTGCCCGGTTCATCGGGGCGTACGGGGGGCGGGTGCTAGCATGGCTCCATTCTCGCGCACTCCGACGCTCGCCCCGCATGCTCAAGTTCTTCCGCCGCAAGAAGCCCGACCCGGCCGCGGCGCCAGACGCGTCGCCCGAAGCCGCTGCCGACACCCGCGACATGCCGGCGCCCCTGCCCGGCGACGCGGCTCCGGTCACCCCGGATCCTGCTGCGGTGCTCGTGGTGTCGCCGGACCAGGCGCCGCCCGCGCGTCCGCCCGAGCACGCTTCGGCACCGGCCCCAGGCGCGGTCGAGCCATTCCCATCGCCATCGCACGAACCGGAACCGGCACTGCCCGCGGCGGCGCCAGGCAAGCCAGGCTGGCGCGACCGCCTGCGCGGCAGCGGCTTCGCACGCAGCTTCGGCGGGTTGTTCTCGCGCAATCCCAGGCTCGACGAAGACCTGCTCGACGAGATCGAGACCGCGCTGCTGACCGCCGACGTGGGCGTCGCCGCGACCACCCAGCTGGTTGAAGGCCTGCGCAAGCGGATGAAGTCGCGCGAGTTCGCCGACGCCCGCGCCCTGCTCGCGGCGTTGCGCGCGGACCTGGTCGCGCTGCTGCAGCCGGTCGCGCAGCCACTGCGGATCGATGCGGCGGCCAGGCCCTTCGTGATCCTCACCGTCGGTGTCAACGGCGTCGGCAAGACCACCACCATCGGCAAGCTCGCGCGTCGTTTCAAGGATGAGGGCCATGCGCTGGTGCTCGCCGCAGGCGACACCTTCCGCGCCGCCGCCGTGGCGCAGTTGCAGGCCTGGGGCGAACGCAACGACGTGACCGTGATCGCCCAGGGCCAGGACGCGGACCCGGCTTCGGTCGCCTTCGATGCGCTGCAGGCCGCGAAGGCGCGCGGAACCGAGGTCCTGATCGCCGATACCGCCGGCCGCCTCCATACCCAGCAGGGACTGATGGCGGAGCTGGGCAAGATCCGGCGCGTGCTCGGCAAGCTCGATCCCAACGCGCCGCACGAGGTGCTGATGGTGATCGACGGCACCACCGGTCAGAACGCGCTGTCGCAGCTGCGGCAGTTCCACGCCGCGGTCGGCGTCACCGGGCTGGTGGTCACCAAGCTCGACGGCACCGCCAAGGGCGGCGTGGTGTTCGCGCTGGCACGCGAGTTCGGCATCCCGATCCGCTTCGCCGGCATCGGCGAACGCCCGGAGGACCTGCGCGTGTTCGATGCGCAGGCCTTCGTCGACGCCCTGCTGCCGGAGTCGCTCGGCGGGTGA
- the rsmD gene encoding 16S rRNA (guanine(966)-N(2))-methyltransferase RsmD produces MNRASPGRAGAVRIIGGRWRGTKLPVADLDGLRPTSDRTRETLFNWLQPALAGARVLDLFAGSGALGFEALSRGAREALLVERDPRLCQTLRASAARLPGGEAATIVQADATSFLGAPLQGRFDIVFVDPPFAAELWDGVLAQLDAWTTGRAWLYLETPLQRSIAPGAAWRLHREGTTRETRHALYRRAG; encoded by the coding sequence ATGAACCGGGCAAGCCCCGGCCGCGCCGGCGCGGTGCGCATCATCGGCGGCCGCTGGCGCGGGACGAAGCTGCCGGTCGCCGACCTGGACGGCTTGCGCCCGACCTCCGACCGCACCCGCGAGACCCTGTTCAACTGGCTGCAGCCGGCGCTGGCCGGCGCGCGCGTACTCGACCTGTTCGCCGGCAGCGGCGCACTCGGATTCGAGGCGCTATCGCGTGGAGCGCGCGAGGCACTGCTGGTCGAACGCGATCCGCGCCTGTGCCAGACCCTGCGCGCCAGCGCGGCGCGGCTGCCCGGAGGCGAGGCGGCGACGATCGTGCAGGCCGACGCGACCTCGTTCCTGGGCGCGCCGCTGCAAGGGCGCTTCGACATCGTGTTCGTCGACCCGCCGTTTGCCGCCGAACTGTGGGACGGGGTGCTGGCGCAACTGGATGCGTGGACGACCGGACGCGCCTGGCTGTACCTGGAAACTCCGCTGCAACGCAGCATCGCGCCCGGAGCTGCCTGGCGACTGCATCGCGAGGGCACGACCCGCGAAACCCGTCACGCGCTGTACCGGCGCGCCGGCTGA
- the coaD gene encoding pantetheine-phosphate adenylyltransferase: MSPARTRTAVYPGTFDPITNGHIDLVDRAAPLFERLILGVAESPSKRPTLPLELRVRLAREALARHPNVEVRGFDSLLAHFVREMGGGILLRGLRAVSDFEYEFQMASMNRHLIPEVETLFLTPAEQYGFISSSLVREISRLGGDVSGFVPAAVAEALQAEWRRDAG, encoded by the coding sequence ATGAGCCCGGCCCGCACCCGCACCGCGGTCTATCCCGGTACTTTCGACCCGATCACCAACGGCCACATCGATCTGGTCGACCGGGCCGCGCCGCTGTTCGAACGCCTCATCCTGGGCGTGGCGGAGAGCCCGTCCAAACGCCCGACGCTGCCGCTGGAACTGCGTGTGCGGCTGGCGCGCGAGGCGCTGGCGCGGCATCCGAACGTCGAGGTGCGTGGCTTCGATTCGCTGCTCGCGCATTTCGTGCGCGAGATGGGCGGCGGCATCCTGCTGCGCGGGCTGCGCGCGGTGTCCGACTTCGAGTACGAGTTCCAGATGGCGAGCATGAACCGCCACCTGATTCCGGAAGTGGAGACCCTGTTCCTGACCCCCGCCGAGCAGTACGGCTTCATTTCCTCGTCGCTGGTCCGCGAGATCTCGCGGCTGGGCGGCGACGTGTCCGGTTTCGTCCCGGCCGCCGTGGCCGAGGCCCTGCAGGCCGAGTGGCGACGCGACGCAGGCTGA
- a CDS encoding YfhL family 4Fe-4S dicluster ferredoxin, producing MSLKINELCVNCDVCEPVCPNKAISQGETIYVIDPALCTECVGHFDEPQCVVVCPVECIDPDPQHPESEPQLLAKLRRLQQESA from the coding sequence ATGTCCCTGAAGATCAACGAGCTCTGCGTCAATTGCGACGTCTGCGAGCCGGTCTGCCCGAACAAGGCGATCTCGCAGGGGGAAACGATCTACGTCATCGACCCGGCACTGTGCACCGAGTGCGTGGGCCATTTCGACGAACCGCAGTGCGTGGTGGTGTGCCCGGTCGAGTGCATCGATCCGGATCCGCAACATCCCGAATCCGAGCCCCAGTTGCTCGCCAAGCTGCGCCGCCTGCAGCAGGAGTCCGCATGA